The following proteins come from a genomic window of Lycium ferocissimum isolate CSIRO_LF1 chromosome 4, AGI_CSIRO_Lferr_CH_V1, whole genome shotgun sequence:
- the LOC132052696 gene encoding cytochrome P450 89A2-like — MESWLLLLLIIIITLCISFLLKSNNQKVNQKFPPGPFAFSVISSLLRANTDIELILRDLKTKYGPVFNLRIGIGFRRPSIFVASHSLAYQALVQQGGVFSSRPKAAQTSVTLTSSRINIASSPYGPSWRLLRRNLVSEVLHPSRTKSYSKVRSRVLCILIQQLRSDSEATEVIRLIDHFRYAMFYLLVLMCFGDKIDEPQVKQIQDVQRRWMRNASRFINLSIFPRSLQKIIFRNQWKELIQLIQEQERIFIPLIQAGMKQKTEEDVVAYADTLLNLEIPEEKRKFNHGEIVSLCSEFLSAGTDTTASSLQWIMANLIKNPSIQEKLYQEISEVVKSKGGKKNTVIDEAVKEEDLQKMPYLKAVILEGLRRHPPGHFLQPHTVTEEVELNGYVIPKDAIINFMVADMGLDPQVWENPLDFKPDRFLSVDGDTEAFDITGNREIKMIPFGAGRRVCPGYGLAMLHLEYFVANLIWHFEWKTLDGNDVDLSEKLEFTVTLKNPLRARICPRVNQLE; from the coding sequence ATGGAGTCATGGcttctcctcctcctcatcattatcatcactcTTTGTATCTCTTTCTTACTCAAATCCAATAACCAGAAGGTCAACCAGAAATTCCCTCCCGGACCCTTTGCTTTTTCTGTGATTAGCAGCTTACTACGGGCTAATACCGATATAGAACTCATCCTCAGGGACCTCAAGACTAAATATGGTCCTGTATTCAACTTAAGAATTGGAATTGGATTTCGTCGTCCTTCTATATTTGTTGCTAGCCACTCATTAGCCTATCAAGCTTTAGTCCAGCAAGGCGGTGTTTTTTCCAGCCGGCCAAAGGCCGCTCAGACCAGTGTAACCCTCACCAGTAGCCGGATTAACATCGCCTCCTCCCCTTACGGCCCCTCATGGCGCCTCCTCCGTCGAAACCTTGTCTCTGAAGTCCTCCACCCTTCCCGCACTAAGTCCTACTCTAAGGTCCGTTCTCGGGTACTTTGTATCCTTATTCAACAGCTCCGTTCTGATTCTGAAGCCACGGAAGTGATCAGGTTAATTGATCATTTTCGTTATGCCATGTTCTATCTTCTTGTCCTGATGTGCTTCGGGGACAAGATAGATGAGCCTCAAGTCAAACAGATTCAAGATGTACAACGAAGATGGATGCGAAATGCGAGTCGATTCATCAATCTCAGCATCTTCCCAAGATCACTTCAAAAGATCATTTTCAGGAATCAATGGAAAGAGCTCATCCAACTGATACAAGAGCAAGAAAGGATCTTTATACCTCTGATCCAGGCTGGAATGAAGCAAAAAACTGAGGAAGATGTAGTGGCTTATGCGGATACATTGCTGAATTTGGAAATTCCAGAGGAAAAGAGGAAGTTTAATCATGGAGAGATTGTTAGCCTCTGCAGTGAGTTCCTCTCCGCCGGCACGGATACTACGGCCAGCTCATTACAATGGATTATGGCCAATTTGATAAAAAATCCTTCTATTCAGGAAAAACTATACCAAGAAATATCTGAGGTAGTGAAGTCAAagggaggaaaaaaaaacacagtGATAGACGAAGCAGTGAAAGAGGAAGATTTACAGAAAATGCCTTACCTAAAAGCAGTGATCTTGGAAGGTCTAAGGCGGCATCCACCAGGTCACTTTCTGCAGCCGCACACGGTGACAGAGGAAGTGGAACTCAACGGCTATGTCATCCCTAAGGATGCGATAATCAATTTCATGGTTGCAGATATGGGTTTGGATCCACAAGTGTGGGAGAATCCCCTGGATTTCAAACCGGATAGGTTCTTATCAGTGGATGGTGATACAGAAGCGTTCGATATAACAGGGAATAGAGAGATCAAGATGATACCTTTTGGTGCAGGAAGAAGAGTATGTCCAGGATATGGCTTGGCCATGCTCCATCTAGAGTACTTTGTGGCTAATTTGATCTGGCATTTTGAGTGGAAGACTCTGGATGGAAACGATGTTGATCTATCTGAGAAGCTGGAATTCACGGTTACATTGAAGAATCCATTGCGTGCTCGCATTTGTCCTAGAGTAAATCAACTTGAATGA